CTATTTTCGCGCTCTCAGAGATGTTGCGCTGGTCATCAACTCCAGCCTTGAGCCCAAGGATGTCCTGCACAAAATAACCGAACAGACAGCCGTCACCATGGGCTGCAAGGCCAGCACCATCCGCCTGCTGGACAGCACTGGCCGCTTTTTGCTGCCCAGCGCCGCCTACGGCCTTTCCGGCACCTACCTGCGCAAGGGGCCGGTGGAAGTGAAGCGCAGCGGCATGGACGGCGAAGTGCTTGCCGGCAAGACCATCCACCTCAAGGACGCCACCGCCGACGGACGCTTTCAGTATCCCGATTCGGCCAGGGCGGAAGGCCTCGTTTCCGTTCTGTCCGCCCCGCTGATGGTGGACGGCAAGGCCATTGGCCTTATCCGCGTCTATTCCGCCCAAGAACGTGAATTCACGGCCGACGAACAGACCTTTATGGAAGCCGTGGCCGCCATCTCGGCCCTGGCCATTGAAAATTCGCGCCTGCATGAGGCGCTGCGCAACAATTACGAACTGATGACCAAGCACGCGTACCCGGTCTACGAAGACTAAGGCGGGTTGCCCTTGAGGACAGACATTTTCAAGGGTCACAGCACGCCAGGTACGGCGCGCAGTTGCGCAGATGGATTACGGCTGCTCCCCCCGGAAGGGCCGACCCAGTTCAGAATCGTGCGGGCAAACGGCGTTTCGCGCATGAAGAGCGCACGTCGCCTGAAGACACTTCCCTCTAGTTTGTGAGGATTTCGCATATGAGCAAAATCAGAATAGGCATCAACGGCTTTGGCCGCATCGGCAGGCAGGTTTTCCGCGCCCTGCACAAGAGCTACCGCGACCGCGTGGAAGTGGTGGCCATCAACGACCTTTTCGACGCTGAAACCAACTTTCACCTGCTGGAATACGACTCGGTTTACGGGCGCGCCTATCTGGACGCCAAGATCGACGGCGCCGAAGTGACCGTGGGCGACTGGAAGGTGCACTGCTTCGCCGAGCGCGACCCCAAGCAGCTTGCCTGGGGCCAATACGGCGTGGACATTGTGGTGGAAAGCACGGGCATTTTCCGCAAGGCTTCCCAGTGCTCCGTCCACATTGAGAACGGGGCCAAAAAGGTCATCATCACTGCCCCGGCCAAGGAAGAAGACATCACCATCGTCATGGGCGTCAACCATCAGGACTACGATCCGGCCAAACACCACATCGTGTCCAACGCCTCGTGCACGACCAACTGCCTTGCCCCTGTGGCCCTGGTGCTGCAGAACGAATTCGGCATCCAGATCGGCAACATGACCACCATCCACTCCTACACCAACGACCAGCGCATCCTGGACATGGCCCACAAGGACCCCCGCCGTGCCCGCGCCGCCGCGTGCAATATCATTCCCACGTCCACCGGTGCGGCGCAGGCCGTGGCCAAGGTCATTCCCGCGCTCAAGGGCAAATTCAGCGGCTACTCGCTGCGTGTGCCCACGCCCACCGTGTCTGTGGTGGACTTCAGCGGCATCCTTGAAAAGGAAACCGACACCGAAACCCTGCTGGGCAAACTCAAGGACGCCTCGGAGACCTACCTCAAGGGCATTCTTGAATACAATGACAAGCCATTGGTTTCCATGGACTTTAAAGGAAATCCCGCTTCTTCCATCCTTGAGGCTTCCTACACCACGGTGCAGGAAGGCAAGATGGTCAAGGTGGTGGCATGGTACGACAACGAGTGGGGCTACTCCTGCCGCGTTTGCGACCTGGCCTGCCTCATGGCAGAAAAGGGCATCTAGGGCAGATTACCTTTGAAAACGGTTACAGGATATACCCACCTCGGCCCCAACTCGCCTTATTCCGGTAAAACGCCATAAAGGTTTTGGGGGGAGGGGGTGTGGGGGAGGAGACCCTTTTGCAAAAGGGTCCCTCCCCCACAAGCATTTCTTCCCGCACAAACACTTCTTCCCCCGCCCCCTCACAAGCGTTTCAACGCTGCTCCGCCTACGACCTCTTGAGCTGATCCACAATGGCCCGCAAATCGCCGGACATGGCTGCAAGCTGCTGCACCGCCTGGGTGGACTCCGCCTGTCCCCGCGATGTTTCTTCTGAGATTCTTGTTACTTCTTCAATGGCCTGACTGATCTGTTCCGAAGCTGCGGACTGTTCTTCGGCGGCCGTGGCTATGGACTGCGCCTGATCGGCGTTGTCCTTGGCGTAGGTGAGGATATTTCCAAGCGCCGTGCCGGAATCGTGCGAAAGCGTTGTGGTTTTTCCCACGGTGTTTACAGCTGAATCCATAGAGTGGATGCTTTTTTGCGCGGCCGTCTGAATGGCTGAGATGTTTTCTCCCACTTCCTTGGTGGCGCCGATGGTTTTTTCGGCCAGCTTGCGCACCTCGTCAGCCACCACGGCGAATCCGCGTCCGGCCTCGCCTGCGCGGGCTGCCTCAATGGCGGCGTTGAGCGCAAGCAGACTGGTCTGATCCGCGATATCGTTGATGACGTCCATGATGGCTCCGATGCTGTTGGCCTGCCGCCCCAGCACGGTGAGGTCTTCCTTCATGGTGTGGCTTTGCGTCTCCAGCTCATTGACCGCAGCGATGACCTGGTGCACCAGTTCCGCGCCGCGTCCGGCCTCTTTTTGCGTATTCACGGCATTGGTGGCGGCATCGCCCGAATTGCGGGCGACCTCAACCACGGACACGCTCATCTGCTCCATGCTGGTGGCGGTTTCAGTCATGCGTTGCTGCTGCACTGACGCCGCCTTGGATATCTGCT
This DNA window, taken from Desulfovibrio sp. 86, encodes the following:
- a CDS encoding GAF domain-containing protein, encoding MAQDYFRALRDVALVINSSLEPKDVLHKITEQTAVTMGCKASTIRLLDSTGRFLLPSAAYGLSGTYLRKGPVEVKRSGMDGEVLAGKTIHLKDATADGRFQYPDSARAEGLVSVLSAPLMVDGKAIGLIRVYSAQEREFTADEQTFMEAVAAISALAIENSRLHEALRNNYELMTKHAYPVYED
- the gap gene encoding type I glyceraldehyde-3-phosphate dehydrogenase, which produces MSKIRIGINGFGRIGRQVFRALHKSYRDRVEVVAINDLFDAETNFHLLEYDSVYGRAYLDAKIDGAEVTVGDWKVHCFAERDPKQLAWGQYGVDIVVESTGIFRKASQCSVHIENGAKKVIITAPAKEEDITIVMGVNHQDYDPAKHHIVSNASCTTNCLAPVALVLQNEFGIQIGNMTTIHSYTNDQRILDMAHKDPRRARAAACNIIPTSTGAAQAVAKVIPALKGKFSGYSLRVPTPTVSVVDFSGILEKETDTETLLGKLKDASETYLKGILEYNDKPLVSMDFKGNPASSILEASYTTVQEGKMVKVVAWYDNEWGYSCRVCDLACLMAEKGI